Within Sorghum bicolor cultivar BTx623 chromosome 2, Sorghum_bicolor_NCBIv3, whole genome shotgun sequence, the genomic segment GGTCGTTAGTGATGGTTAGGAGAATTGAGGGCAGCGAGCGAGGATGCCATTGGGTGAAAAAGTGGAGTCAAAGCATCCAAGTGGTCAATGGAGGACATATAATGGAAGTGAAGGCGGTGTTAGAGACGGTTAGATCACTATAAACTACGGACAATGAAAACGGTAAATACTGGGCGGGTGCCTACAATGCCATTGGAGACACAATTAAGCGTGAAAGTAGTTGGACGTGGGGTACACAACTATATATAGCATGAGGTGGTAGGGGAAGATGCAAGAAACAAAGATGGAAGGGAAAAGAGGAAAAATGAGGATACGGGGTGCTAACCTAAATCGACGCGTATCCTTTTTTTTTTAGTGCCTGTCCAATTCCccatgtgatgcttgattgagGTGCTGAATGCAACTTCCTATACCTTTATTAAGCTTGAGCTAGCATATACCTAAGGGGCCTTATTGGTGGTCATTCTGTGGACAATTTGGCTTCACCACTTGTGCGAGTGCCAATCATCTAATCAAACAAATCGGAAGATCAATCCAACGGTCAGTATTACTTGCTCCCTAGTTTTTAGCACATGAGCTTTGTTTCATATATATACTGCCTCTGTCCCCAAATAAAACAACTTTGAGGTGTCTTAAGGAAAAAAAGGTTTGATGTGCAGCcgatatttatgaaataagcacacaCTATGAAAATACATTTATGATTGTTAACACTAATTTGGTGTCATAATCTTGATGTTCTGTACTATATATATTTGCTCCAACTTTGAAAATTTTGACCTAAGATAATTTTAGGAGCCGCTAAGAAAGTGGCGTTACTGACGTCATTGTCAATGCATATCAAAATGCAGAATTACTTTCCCTTGGATGATGGCTATATAAGAGGACTTACGGTGCACTAAGCCTCATCGTCAGCTTAGCTTCACTATCTTCCAGGAAGCAAGTCCTTATTAGTCTTCAGTTCTTCACACGCCCAAATTAAAGGATATGCCAACCATGCCCGCCGCAGTTTCAGCCGCCACCGGCGTGTCACCTCCGGCGGCGGccaacgtcgtcgtcgtcgaggacATCTATGGCTTCCTGCGCGTCCTCAGTGATGGCACCATCCTCCGGTCACCGGAGCAACCCGTGTTCTGCCCGGCCACCTTCCCCAGCAGCCACCCGTCGGTGCAATGGAAGGAGGAAGTCTACGACAAGGCCAACAACCTCCGCGTCCGCATGTACAAGCCGTTGTCcacggccgccggcggcggcggcgaggccggGAAGAAGCTGCCGGTGCTCGTCCACTTCCACGGCGGCGGCTTCTGCCTTGGTTCGTGCACGTGGGCGAATGTGCACGCGTACTGCCTCCGCCTTGCCGCGGAGGCCGGCGCCGTCGTGCTCTCCGCGGGGTACCGCCTCGCGCCCGAGCACCGCCTCCCCACGGCGGTCGACGACGGCGTGGGTTTCCTGCGGTGGCTGCGTGCGCAGTCCACcatggacgccgccgccgcggccgacgGCTGGCTCACCGAGGCCGCCGACTTCGGCCGCGTGTTCGTCACCGGCGACTCGGCGGGCGGCAACATAGCGCACCACCTCGCCGTGCGCGCCGGCCTGTCGGACACCAAGCGCGGCGAGGTCGACCTCGACCTCGACCTCCGCCCGGTGACGGTCCGCGGCTACGTCCTCCTGATGCCGTTCTTCGGCGGCGTCCGGCGGACGCCGTCGGAGGCCGAGTGCCCCGCGGAGGTGCTGCTGAACCTGGACCTGTTCGACCGGTTCTGGCGGCTGTCGCTGCCGGCCGGCGGCACCAGGGACCACCCGGCGGCGAACCCGTTCGGGCCGGACAGCCCCGAGCTGGGCTCGGTGGACTTCCGGGCGCCGGTCCTGGTGGTGGTCGGTGGCCTCGACATGATGCGCGACCGCGCCGTCGACTACGCCGAGCGGCTGGCGGCGATGGGCAAGCCCGTGGAGCTCGTCGAGTTCGCGGGCAAGCCCCACGGGTTCTACCTGCACGAGCCGGGGTCCGAGGCCACCGGCGAGCTGATCGGCCTCGTCAGCCGATTCCTGCACAGTTGCGCTTGCGATCGAGGCGCGGTTGCTTGATTATTAGCGAGAAATAAAGTCAAATGCATGGGACGCAGAGCAAACTGTAAGATCGCATCAAGGTTCGTGCATGTGCATTGGCGTGAGCTGCGCGCCCTGTGTTCCTCGCGCCAAACGTGCGCTCTAATGCTGCAGTGCATGTACTGTGTAGTTGTGTAGTACTAGGATTGGTACCACGTGTCAGCAGTTTGGTCAATTGTGTCCACGTGTCAGTCATGTTTTGATGTTTAGTGATGGTCTCATACACTCGTGCATGCATGCGGATATATGGTTCTATCCATATCTATGAGACTCGTATGGATTTTACAGGATTTTATTTACTGTATCATCAATCAAGACACTATTTTAATAAGATGTGATCGGAGGATGACGGCCTCACCCGTTTTTCACTAAGCAGGATTTTATATTACTGTATCATCAATTGAGATACTATTTAAAAAAGAAAACACGATCAGGTATGATGGTCCCATCCGTTTTTCTCTAAGCATAAGCAGAAACCACGGCTGCTACCAACCGCGGAAAAACCTTCGAATCCTAGCTTCACCAGCAAGAAGATTTTTATTTACCTCCGACCTGAAATTCACGACGTGGGGGATGATGGCCCCACCGACGTGGGGGATGATGCCCCCACCCGTtttcactaaggccttgtttagtttccaaaaattttcaagattccccgtcacatcgaatcttgcggcacatgcataaagcattaaatatagacgaaaacaaaaactaattacgcagtttacctgtaaatcgtgagacgaatcttttgatcctagttagtctatgattggataatatttgccacaaacaaacgaaagtgctacagtagtgaaatccaaaatttttctcaaactaaacaaggcctaagtaaaaGCCACAGGTGCCTGGCTTCGCAAAGGTAGGCCTGAAATTCGCTCCAACTAGGATTCGAGATTTTTATTTACCCTCAACCTAAAATTCGCCCCAACAATTTTTCACTAAGTAAAAGCCACAGCTGCTACCGGCCACGGAAAAATCTCCGAACCCTGGCTTCGCAACGAGGGGCCTAAAATTCGCTCATACTGGGATTTGAACTCAGGTCCTAGAACGTACCGCTGAAAAACTCTAACCGATTGAGCTAGAGTCCTTTGGCATCAGGATTTTGCTGTGATTTGAATATTTTGGTTTTATTCATCATTGAGTTTGTGTATACCAAACTCTAACAGATTGAGCTAGAGTCCTTTGGTATCAGGAGACTATTTTGTTGTGATTCGAATATTTTGGTTTTATTCATCATTGAGTTTGTGTATACCATATTCGAAAAATTTACCCCTTCTTCCACACCTGAATTTTGAACTGACCATCGTCGACATTTTATCCATGGACCTCTCCTTCATTCATCTGTCTTAGACCTTGGTGCCTAAGggtactcacaatgcagactctatcatcaagtctaaagttatttattacctcgaacaatgtggacttagtagagtctaaataagacttggagtaccattttttctacctctttcttcaatagatatgctgccacattagcaaaataccataaataatatgtaattaattgtcttggactctgtgatagagtcttgcattatgAGTGCCTAGCACtgcactaagagcatctccaaaggctttggcaaattgacttggcatttgttgctatttgcaaactcccataacaaaatgcaaaggataaaaataggtcatctccaagagaattggcatttggacttggcaaaggataaaaatagaaggtctccAGGCGCGCGCGCTTTCCTCGCGCGATCGGATTTGCGAAGTCGTCCacaacttggcatttttgccaagtttgctctctcatttgccaagttgcccaaattgcaaactccaaatgcaaaaccgttggatacctcttttggagttttttggcaaattactcaaatgcaaacctcaGATGcgaaacccttggagatgctctaagagcaactccaacactacCCTATATGCACTTGGCAAATCCTAATTTTTGGCCAAACATGGAAAAAGCTCCTCCAACACTACCCTATATGCACTTGGCAAAATAGGATGCTTGGCAAAAAGAGAGCCAACTAGCTCAAATTTAGGAGCGTTGGGAGCGCTTGGCATCCTGCCTACGCGGTGGGA encodes:
- the LOC8081154 gene encoding probable carboxylesterase 15: MPTMPAAVSAATGVSPPAAANVVVVEDIYGFLRVLSDGTILRSPEQPVFCPATFPSSHPSVQWKEEVYDKANNLRVRMYKPLSTAAGGGGEAGKKLPVLVHFHGGGFCLGSCTWANVHAYCLRLAAEAGAVVLSAGYRLAPEHRLPTAVDDGVGFLRWLRAQSTMDAAAAADGWLTEAADFGRVFVTGDSAGGNIAHHLAVRAGLSDTKRGEVDLDLDLRPVTVRGYVLLMPFFGGVRRTPSEAECPAEVLLNLDLFDRFWRLSLPAGGTRDHPAANPFGPDSPELGSVDFRAPVLVVVGGLDMMRDRAVDYAERLAAMGKPVELVEFAGKPHGFYLHEPGSEATGELIGLVSRFLHSCACDRGAVA